AGCAATATCACCATTAAATATAGGCCTGCTATTGCTAAATACCCCTAAGTCCGGATTATAGTTACCTGTATAAGGATCTGGTGTAGTCCATACATACATTTCACTTAAAGCTATCTTAATATCATCATTAAAATATATTGTTTCAACACTGTTATGGATAGCGGTCATCCAGTTAACAGTAGCAGCTACATTATAACCATTCCCCTGATAGGGTTTATAACCTACTTCATAAAATACCCTTACACAATTTTCTGTCATTGTTTTATGGGTAAGCTGTCCTGGATCAGGTGGTGGTAATTGAGTTTTATTTTCTTTCAATTCATCTACACTACAAATGAAACTATTTTTTACCGTCAGCTTAGATTCTGAATAACTTATAAAATCACTCGAATTCTTTATTTTTCCAAGTATAATATTTCCCAAAGCTGGTGTTGAAATAATCCCTACCACATCATTATCAAAAAAACTAAATGCTACTATAGACTGATCATCTCCTTTAACAATTCCGCGATAGTAAATCCCGGGATTATAGGATACCTCTTCATCTTTTTTCGTTTTTACTTTAAAATCATCAGTGAAAATTTGCTTTTTAAAAAGCTGAACAGTGATTTCTTTATTGCCATCAAAAGGAAAGGATACTTCAAGAAATTCAGGGCTTTCAGCAAGTAATCTCATGAGTTTGGGTATATCCAGGCTTAAAACAGTAGCATCAGTTGCCGTTTTTCTTAAATCAGAGATATTATCCGTGCTTTTCACATCAAATAAGTCATACTTAGGAGCACGGTAGTTTAGCTTTTCATATTCATGGATTTTTTGGGCTACAGGTTTTAGATGTTGCCCAAAACAAAAGATGCCCCATATCAATGGGCCAAATAGTAAGAGTTTTCGCATTATTAATTTTTAATAAAAGTAACACAAATACTTTAAGTTTTTACAAAACAATCATAAAATATAAAAAAAACCATAACAGAAAGTCTGCTATGGTTTAAATAAATATGTATTATTTTTTTATTATTAATTACTGTTTGATCAGCTTCTTGCTGATGGTCTGCTTTTCTGTTTCTATGGTAATTACGTAGTTTCCTGTCTGAATTGAGGAAAGATTTATTTCCTGTTTATTTCCTTTTAAAGAAGAATTAGAAATCACCAGTCTTCCGGCTTCGTCATAGATTTTATACCCTTTTAGTCTTTCTTTTGAAGAGAGCATTATCATATTTTTGGCAGGATTCGGATATAGATCTATTGAGTTATTTTTTATATTGATGTCTTCTACTGCTAAAACATTGCAAGAGAAATTCACATTCCATCCATTCTCTGTAGCGGCTCCATCGGAAACAAATTTTACTGTTATTGCCCCTGAAGGATCTGTTGATGTAAACGGACCTGGCACTGTATTTCCACTCAGATTATTTCCGTTGGCGAATAATGGGGAAGCTGTAGAAGGACCATTGTACACATACATAAAGTCATACCCCTGTTCAAGATCGAATGCTGTAAATGTCATTGTCATAGCGGAACCAGGAGTAGGAGAAAATGTTTTTACAATTTCTTCATTATCTCCATATTGACCTGTTGAACCTCCTGTGTCTAAAAACTGAATTCCGTCACACCAGGCTCCATCAGTTAAAAAGATTTGTGATAGCTGGAATGCATTGGGTCCACTACAATCTGTTCCTACACTTAATCTATAATAAGTGGCTGGCTGAAGGTTGGTAAAGTTAACAGATGGCGTAGTTGTATTTCCTGATGATACTGCTGCTCCATTAGCAGTAGTTAATTTATACTTCCATGAAGTTGAGGATGCATCTGTAAAATTAGCATTTGCTGAAGTCTGTGTAATGTTGTTAACTTTAAAGTTGGTGATGGATGTAGCACAAGATGCTGTACAGTTGGTACCCAGACACCCTTTTGAATCTACTGTATTTTTAATCAATGTTCCTGGCTGTACACCAAAACCATTCGCAAAATTAATCCCTACACTGCTTACCAAATGGCAGTAGCTCATAATCGTACCACCACCTGCCGGAGGAAGGGCCGCTGTACATCCTTCGTTATTTCCTGAAGCAGGGCCGCATCCGTCAATAGCTGTATTATTACCATTCCAGAAACAAGAGTGTGTATGTGGTGACCCTAAATTATGTCCAAGTTCATGGGTCATAACTTCTATATTCCAGGAATAGGTAGGTACATTTTGATAATTTAAATTCATTCCACAATAAGAATATTTATAACTGGTACATAATGAATTAACATATGCGATACTTGTTGTAGCCGGATTTCTTAATAACTGTGCCACATCCCCATTAAAAGTAGTTCTGGTAGTTCTAAACTGGTTCAGAATTGCACTTGGTGAACCTGAATAAGGATCAGTAGTTGTCCAGACAAAAACTTCACTTAATGCTACATTCACATTTTCATTGGCATATAAAGTGGTAACGTTATTATGCATAGCAGTCACCCAATTGGTGGTAGTTGTAGTATTGCTTCCGTTTTGGGTATAAGGCCCAAACCCTACTTCATAGTATATTCTTACGCAGTTATCCGTTTTTTTACTGGTGGTATTATTAGGATTAAAAACAGGTCTCTGGGTCTGGTTTTCTTTCAATCCGTCTACCCCACAGGCAAATGGATTGGCACCTGTTAATTTAGCATCTGAATAGTTTACAAAATCTTCAGAATTTTTAGCTTTTCCCAGTACTATATTTCCTAATTCGGGGGTAGAAGCAACTCCTACAATATCATTATTAAAAAAGCTAAAAGCAGCAATAGATGCATTATCACCTTTTACAATACCCTGATAATAAACTCCCGGTGTGTAGTCTACTGCTTTTCCTTTCTCTGTAACTACTTTAAAATCGTTGGTCAAGATCTGATGTCTGTACATTTCAACGGTGATCTGCCTGCCTCCGTCAAAGGGAAAAGATATTTCAAGAAACTCAGGTTTTTCGGTGATTAATCTTTTCAGTTCTGAAGACTTCAGAGACATCACCGTGATATCTGTTGCAGCCCTTTTATATTCGGCTAATTTATCTGCATTTTTATCTATCTCAAATAAATCATAGCTTTTAAGCTCCGATTTCCCATTATGATATTCCGAAACTTTTTGCGCAACCGGTTTTAATTTTTGAGAAAAACCCATAACACAACATTGTAAAAAACAAACTAATAGAAACTTTTTCATGATTTTGATAATTTATCATTTTTACAAATAAACAAAAAAAATCAAAACATAGTGAAAAATCCTTATTATATTCTATTATTTATGGAAACTACATAAATAAATTTAACCAAATCACTAAATGAATGTTTTTA
This region of Chryseobacterium culicis genomic DNA includes:
- a CDS encoding M12 family metallo-peptidase, with protein sequence MKKFLLVCFLQCCVMGFSQKLKPVAQKVSEYHNGKSELKSYDLFEIDKNADKLAEYKRAATDITVMSLKSSELKRLITEKPEFLEISFPFDGGRQITVEMYRHQILTNDFKVVTEKGKAVDYTPGVYYQGIVKGDNASIAAFSFFNNDIVGVASTPELGNIVLGKAKNSEDFVNYSDAKLTGANPFACGVDGLKENQTQRPVFNPNNTTSKKTDNCVRIYYEVGFGPYTQNGSNTTTTTNWVTAMHNNVTTLYANENVNVALSEVFVWTTTDPYSGSPSAILNQFRTTRTTFNGDVAQLLRNPATTSIAYVNSLCTSYKYSYCGMNLNYQNVPTYSWNIEVMTHELGHNLGSPHTHSCFWNGNNTAIDGCGPASGNNEGCTAALPPAGGGTIMSYCHLVSSVGINFANGFGVQPGTLIKNTVDSKGCLGTNCTASCATSITNFKVNNITQTSANANFTDASSTSWKYKLTTANGAAVSSGNTTTPSVNFTNLQPATYYRLSVGTDCSGPNAFQLSQIFLTDGAWCDGIQFLDTGGSTGQYGDNEEIVKTFSPTPGSAMTMTFTAFDLEQGYDFMYVYNGPSTASPLFANGNNLSGNTVPGPFTSTDPSGAITVKFVSDGAATENGWNVNFSCNVLAVEDINIKNNSIDLYPNPAKNMIMLSSKERLKGYKIYDEAGRLVISNSSLKGNKQEINLSSIQTGNYVITIETEKQTISKKLIKQ